A genomic stretch from Sphingobacterium sp. ML3W includes:
- a CDS encoding FecR family protein — MKEQESSDQAKALLKKYLEGQCTPEEEQQVLHWFYAQDQSEEEQLTKEYYTGLASRINTKLEAQLFSESTPTVRRLTWFRSKWMVAAMLVAVSGCSLWMYNRFSSSDQKPLELAAEVPSQDQAFHNDILPGGHYAKIITPKGEEQQLADPFVQRLEQSSDQQGKNFLVDVPKAGSYMIILEDGTKVWLNASTKLSYPTHFEASQRQVALTGEAYFEVAKDANRPFRINANGTTIEVLGTTFNVNAYHDEVSTSLVEGSVKVLKEGNQTIIKPGQQATTSLTNDIKVTATDLTKNTAWQRDEFYFDGNNFKDISLQIARWYDVEFENMETIGTNSTYKGSISRNSRLSEVLQILALATGRKFDIIGRKVIIQ; from the coding sequence ATGAAGGAACAAGAATCGTCAGATCAAGCGAAAGCTTTGCTCAAAAAGTATCTGGAAGGCCAGTGTACACCGGAGGAAGAACAACAAGTTCTTCACTGGTTTTATGCACAGGACCAGTCCGAGGAAGAGCAATTAACGAAGGAATACTACACAGGATTAGCATCACGTATCAATACGAAGCTAGAGGCACAGCTATTTAGTGAATCTACTCCTACCGTCCGACGACTAACTTGGTTTCGTTCCAAATGGATGGTGGCAGCGATGCTTGTAGCCGTTTCAGGCTGTAGCCTTTGGATGTACAACAGATTTTCTTCGTCGGATCAAAAGCCGCTGGAACTGGCGGCGGAAGTACCTTCGCAGGATCAGGCCTTTCACAATGATATCCTTCCTGGAGGGCATTATGCCAAAATCATTACACCAAAAGGCGAAGAACAACAACTAGCCGATCCATTCGTCCAGCGACTTGAGCAATCATCCGATCAACAAGGAAAGAATTTTCTTGTTGATGTTCCAAAAGCGGGTTCTTATATGATTATTCTTGAAGACGGAACCAAAGTATGGCTGAATGCTTCTACAAAATTATCGTACCCAACACATTTCGAGGCCAGTCAACGCCAAGTTGCTTTAACAGGGGAAGCCTATTTTGAGGTCGCAAAAGATGCCAACAGACCTTTCCGGATCAATGCCAACGGTACCACAATTGAAGTCCTTGGAACAACTTTTAATGTCAATGCCTATCACGATGAGGTTTCTACATCTTTAGTGGAAGGTAGTGTGAAAGTCCTTAAGGAAGGTAACCAAACGATTATCAAGCCAGGTCAACAGGCGACAACATCGCTAACAAACGATATCAAAGTTACAGCAACTGACCTAACAAAAAATACAGCTTGGCAACGGGATGAATTTTATTTTGATGGCAACAATTTCAAAGATATCTCTCTTCAGATCGCCCGATGGTACGATGTTGAGTTTGAAAATATGGAGACAATCGGCACAAATTCAACCTACAAAGGTTCGATCAGCAGAAATAGTAGACTTTCAGAAGTGTTGCAGATCCTGGCGCTTGCTACGGGACGCAAATTTGATATTATCGGACGAAAGGTTATAATACAATGA